The genomic region attattattattattattattattattattattattattattattattattattattattattttaaaatttaaattaattttaattataaatatgtatCCTAAAAAATAGGAATatgttttaattaaataatattaaaggcTGACcaaagactaaattttgttttACAAGTAACATTTTCTTAAAATGATATAATATGCTAGGTAATGGTAGAACTACACCAACTCGTATATGTCAGGAGCGGGATGCTCCATTTCGCATGCGCCGCCCTTGATGTCGCCATTTCGCTGCTGCCTCCAATGATGTGCAGTTCTCTATTTCGCGGGTGACAGAATTGAGATGGTGATCAATGCTTCTCATGTGAGTCTTGGTTTCATTTCGTGGATGGCATTTATGAAATGGAGGCTAAACCCATTTTGTGGGTGATGATCAAGAGATGGTGCTGCGTATTTAGATAATAATTTTCAGGGGTAAAAAACCCAAATAAACCAAGCTGAAAAGTTTATTACCTAAATCAgccaaaacaaaaattatttcagTAATCTACCAATGGCCAtttatatataattcgaatcaatatgattcgaactACAAATACATGTAATTCGAAACAACTTGCTTCGAATTACGTTTGAATGAAtatgcatgtaattcgaatcaagtagATTCGAATTAGAGAAGGGTAAATCGAATTGACTCGATTCGAATTAGTAGGCTCATGTGACTCTATGGagttcgaatcatattgattcgaattattcaATGTTGGTGACACTAGGTAGTTCGAAttaagttgattcgaattactagtgAGTTGCCTATATAATGCTACGTTAGttggatatatatataaaaaaaaaaaaaatattttattccatacaaaacaattaaaaatatattttatttatttttccacacATATTTTCTAGTCATTATATTGTCATTGGAATCCTCGTATATTTCTAATTTCTCAACCTAACATTCACAAATTCTAACACAATCTTCATATAATTTTACTTGAGATATGTGTCTCATTTTACATAGtcccatatatatatattgactcacttatacaaatcacaaaaaatgaGACACATATCTCAAGTAAAATTATATGAAGATTGTGTTAGAATTTGTGAAGGTTAGGTTGAGAAATTAGAAATATATGAGGATTTCAATGGCAATATAATGACTAGGAAATATgtgtgaaaaaataaataaaatatatttttaattattttgtatggaataaaatatttttttaatttctaaattattattgactatgtagagtactttatttaaaatttgagtacctaagtcattagaacattacaaatttttatagtactcctaacattttttaagccatttttttaaattgttttgcatagaataaaatattttttgtagtataatttaaataaatgtattaaaaaatatttatgagctattaaaaatggacaaaagtgtattgtatggaattcgaattgatagctcattaatctATCCAAGTaagaatgtgaaaaaaaaattgatatatatCCAACTAACGTAGCATTATATAGGCAACTcactagtaattcgaatcaacttaaTTCAAACTACCTAGTGTCACCAACATtgaataattcgaatcaatatgattcgaactCCATAGAGTCACATGAGCCTACTAATTCGAATCGAGTCAATTCGATTTATCCTTCTCTAATTCGAATCTACTTTATTCGAATTACATGCATATTCATTCAAACGTAATTCGAAGCAAGTTGTTTCGAATTACATGTATTTGTagttcgaatcatattgattcgaattatatataaaTGACCATTGGTGGATTGctgaaataatttttgttttggcTGATTTGGGTAATAAACTTTTCGGCTTGGTTTATTTGGGTTTTTTACCCAATTTTCAGGGATGCGTATTTAGGGAAATAATGttttttgattatttattttaataaaaaagccGACTAAAATCTGTTTTTCTTAATATGATATACACAAAAAAATTGCCCTTTTTCTTGATGATTCATCAATATATAAAGTTTCATATCTcttttttaatagaataatttcCATGTTTATCACATAGCCGTTGGAGCAAATGATGGATGTAGTCGTTGATTATAGACGGTGAAGGCTTTCCAAATTTGTTCTTCTAAAATAGGCGCAGCAGCTGTTTAATTGATGAGGAAATCTTTCCTTCAGCCAGGTTGAACAAAGGTACTCAATTGATCCCTATATTTCTCTATCATAAAGATTAtaatagaaaataattaattatatttatcatAATAAGGTTTTAAAATAAAACTGAACTCAACAGTCAACAATCTCTTTTTTATGATAAAcatgattaaattataaaaagaagagaagaaaaagatgacTTCTCTGAATTTTAAGAATCTTTCTCTGTTTTTGAACATTCATTAATCAAGCTTAATAGTTTAAAAATGTATGAACCTAATCATATTCAAAAGCAGCACACATATGCCAGGAAAATACAAGACATAGCTTGATGTGTATGACCATTAGGTATCAAAGTAAAGCAATATGATAAAATAAATCAGAGCAACAAacaaacatatatataaaaaatatatcagATCATAATCAAGACATTTTAAATAAGAGAAATATCAAAAACTAGCAAAATAAACTGACAAGTTCATAAGATCATAAAAAGCATCAACTAAATAATGGCTTAGTTTAatctttattttctctctcttttatcaTCAAAGAGGGAAATaaataaagattttaaaattgatttgaaaaaaaattttagaaaagatttttagaattaaaaacatAATTAATGCAAAAAATAATTTGAATAAATCATTTTTAATGTAGAAGgaaataaattcaaattaaatgcaGATATCACATCATTATACAAAAAAGATATGATGGCAGCAGTTTTGATGGTTCTGTATTTTCTGTAGCAGTATTGTCTCTTACAAAATCAGGAGATAATTCTATTTTGTCTTCGAAATATTTAGTGTAGCAGCATCTGCAGAATCTAATTGCATTTCAGTTACTGCACCTCGTCCAAGGCTGTTTGTAACTTCTGTATCATCTGTaatattatcaattttttttatgtctATGATTTTTTCTTTATCCTCATCTTCAAATGTCACAAATCCACCATGAAATGCACTTAACTTGATGAAgaatgtaaattttttttaagtgcCTTGAATATCCACTATCAAGATACTATATGTCCTTATTCCTTTTTGAATATAAGGCAAACCTATAACATAAGTTATCAAGAATGAACAAAATTGTTATCAAGAAGATGAATGGTGatcataaaaattatatattaaaattattatttatactcTATACAATAATTCTTTAACTTCTTTGAAAAAATGAGAGCAAAGGATCCATAAATAATGACTTTCATTATTCATTCAACATCAAACATTATTATACATGAATAATACATATCACTCTGCATTGATATTATTACATTTCTTCTTAATATGTTTCTTGTTTTGTTATTAACAAGAGAACAAGTTACAAATTCATCTTCTTATGGACGAAATATGATGTTAATAAGAAATCAAAATTGTTCCAGAATAAGCTTCCGCATGAATGCCTCTGGAGCTGCAATGCAcaagagaaaagaaaagcaaatacatattaaaattgaATGTTATAAATTCAATTTGTCTAGTAACAATCTCAACATAAAGATGTAACACATACAAATATAACTATATCTAATTAAAAAGGATATAAACATTGAAATAGACAAAAATAAACTGTTTTCATTAATTAAAACACTTTAATGACTCAACAACAAAGATATTAAGATCTTAAAAGATTATAAATCATAATAAAAAAACGTTCGAGGGCTATCAGAATTTATTTTTCTTGACCAACAGTTTAGCTAGGGCCGTTAAAATGAGTTAAACCCATCGAGCCAGCCCGTTTACCTATTTAAATGGACGGActttatttctaaaattaagcCCGTTTAAATTTCGGGATAAATGGGCTGAGCCCAATTAACCTAAAAAAAATGACGGGTTAAACGAGCTAGTTTGCGGGGTAAATGGGTGGCccgtttattttttttgtttgcattcttttcaaaaaaaagtaGCACTTTTAGCCGAATTTTCTCCCGATTCGACCCGAAAATTCGACCAatcaactaaaaaaatattttttttaaaatatttttgatctaaaagtgatattttttgtcaaaatatttttcaaaaaataaaataaaagaataaacggACTGACCATAAATGGTCTGGGCTAAAAAATTAAGGCCGCGAATAAAACGGGTTTAAACGGGCTAGCCCATTTAATCTGGAATTAACAGGCCAGACCTAAATGGGTCGGATTAGCCCGTTTGACAGTCTATCAATATTTAAAAGTGTAGATTAAAAGTATATTATTAAATTACTAGACTAAAGCAATTCGATTGATAGCggccaaaaacaataaattttgatgATCTTCTAATATTTCTCACTCATAATTAGTACCTAATCCATCGGTAAAAAGTCGGAATTGGCCAAGAGCCTGTCTTATGAACATTTCAACACCACTGACCACAATGGCTCCAGACTCAGCAGCCTCTTGCAAGAGCCTTGTATTTCTTGGAGTGTAAACAGCATCAAACACAACCTCATATGCTTTCAATGCATCCTATATATAAAAGATGATGTGAATTATGCATATTGAATGATTTTAAGTTGTAGCTAGTTAGGTAGGAGTAAAAGTAATAAATAAGAGGAAGAACCTTGGATATAGGAGTTTCATTGGACTTAGGTTCCATTCCCACAGAAGATGCATTTGCAAGGATCATATTATTTTGTGGGGAGAATCTATCTAAGTCTTCATATGGTAGAGCTTCTCCTGAGACTGCATGTGCAAGTGCTTTTGCTCTCTCTATCAAACAATAACCGTATATATTCTTGTAATTTCTATGTACCATATATATAAGGACAAATTTTAGATGCTATGTATGTAAGGGAAAAAAATGGTATAATTTCATAACCACATCTTCACGTGAAGATAGTATTGTGAACTATTAGATGTTTAATATATTTGACCATAATTATCTAAAAATTCATAATGTCATCTTTATATAAAGATCTCATCGTCTgagtatattttaataaaaaataatattctttAATTTGATTNNNNNNNNNNNNNNNNNNNTGATTATGTTAAGTATATACTAAAATCAGCTACCAAAATTAATTACAAGTATcaaatatatattagaatataaatacacattgaaaataaattaaatcacatatgtatttatatacataaatacattagtagctgattttagtgactaattatcgtgtataaataatatttttattaaaaaattttcattagATGGTAATTTCTTTTACTTATAAAAGTTAAATTTAAGGTATTTACCAAAATTACGATTGAAAATAACGACTCGTGCTCCTCTACTTTTTGCACCATAAGCAAGTGCCCTTCCTGCACCTCCTGCTCCGACCAGCACAAATATTTTTTCTGCAAGTGGAGAGGATTCTGGGTCTTTGCCATTCACATATTTTCTACCTGTTCAttcaaataaatatatttttttaacataatatGTGTTTTGTTAAACGGTTAGATAAGTTTACATATTTTAGTAAACTATTTAATTGAATACGTATCAACATCTTAACTATCAATTTTACGTGAACACATTTTTATGTAAGTAATTAtctaaaaaattttttcgaaTATTAACAGATAAaactaaatcaaattaaacattaaaaatattttaagattttttcaaaaaatttaaaataaaaaagaaaatacacTTTACCCTAATTTTTACTATGGAAAGATATGGTTAAAGTAACTTAGAAATTATGGTTTGATTGTGAAGGTACCTCTCATTGCATCCTCTATTGCTGTGATACAAGCCTCACAATCTGTATTGTAACCAATTAGCTTTCCATCAATAGGCCTTCTTATTATAGTATTTACAGCTCCAATGGACTATATAATGCAAATGGAAGACCATAATTTAGAACATACTTTAGCACACTTAATTAGATCAACATGAAATTTATCTTAATTAAatttgaataaattaataatgCTCATATGAAGAATAATATTGTGCAGCTAAATAATGATTTAGTTTCTATAGGTCATTTAGGTAAATTGACACATCTTCAATGACTATTGTTTATTACAAACCTTAGCAAGTGGATGAACTTCATCACAACAATTGATTGCTGCCTCTTTATGAGGGATTCCAACACTGCATAAATTTCACTTAGAAGAATCACTCCTTTTTTCTGTGCATGTATATAATAATTGCACTTATTATAGTAATCAACATTTAGGGGAAAAAATTATATATGGGAAAATTTTGAGTGATATCctcaaaatgttttttttttatatagaaaaagAGAAATAGCTTCTTCACTTTTTGATTCGCAGACACTTAAGTCTTTTaggatttgaaaatatatttaagtttttaatctttttaaaaCTTAGACATATCGATCCTCTATGTTTACTTACCGATAAATCATACGTGACTCCTATTGTACTGACGTGGTCATTACGGATGCATACGTGGAAGAGTTTTTAAAATGAGACAAGTTAAACTCAAGGATCGATgtgtctagattttgaaaaagtcagggacttaaatgtatttttaaatactTAGGGACTTAAATGTCTGGGAACTAAAAAGTTAGGGAttgatttgttattttctcttttttttttctccttattCCAAGATATGAGGAATTAAGAAAACGTTAGagcaaattataaatttttttaatttctaaaaagtAAATTTGTTTggatgaattttattttttattttaaatattttaaaaaagcaATTCATTTGAAGCTAattgtaaatttttatttttatttttgaaaaataattttactaGAGTAAATTGTGAAAAAGTAAATACATTAGAGTATCACTTTATCTGCGTAATACACATATTTGTACTATTTTTTAGCAAAATACATAATCCAGAatcatatcaaaattaaaaaatgcaATATTCAAGCATACTTATTAAGAAAATGTATACCTGAAACCTGCAAAGTCAGTGCTTGTATAAGTCTTGAAGAACTCTTTAACATCATCAACCAACATTGGCACATAAATTCCATTGTAACCTGCATGTCTAAAAGTAGGGTTGTGCAAAATGGGCCCTTTGCTATGGCCCACTGGGTTTGATACAAGCCCAAAAACTTTGGTATCGGCATTCAGATGCTCCAATTTATACACATTTTTAAGGCTAACAAGAGTTGGTAAGCCTGCTATTGGTTTTCCCTCCAAAGAACCATATACCAAAAATCCTCCAAATTTTGGTCCCAATAATTGGCATATAAGGCCTCTACTTCCCACTGCAATGGCAATTAGGGGAA from Arachis ipaensis cultivar K30076 chromosome B02, Araip1.1, whole genome shotgun sequence harbors:
- the LOC107626109 gene encoding bifunctional 3-dehydroquinate dehydratase/shikimate dehydrogenase, chloroplastic isoform X2, producing MGSMNNYPLVCAALECETMEEMASSMVKAKAEGANIVELCIHALSFIHISQLHSLINFRTLPAIVSLRDQSPSSMINKTKSKATLLEVLRVAMELEVEFIELDYELASDICIFQYKIQNPKSKFIVSRYINGGKAPSAEALGDLIADMQFTGADVIKLKIDVNYITDLVPIFRMLTHCQVPLIAIAVGSRGLICQLLGPKFGGFLVYGSLEGKPIAGLPTLVSLKNVYKLEHLNADTKVFGLVSNPVGHSKGPILHNPTFRHAGYNGIYVPMLVDDVKEFFKTYTSTDFAGFSVGIPHKEAAINCCDEVHPLAKSIGAVNTIIRRPIDGKLIGYNTDCEACITAIEDAMRGRKYVNGKDPESSPLAEKIFVLVGAGGAGRALAYGAKSRGARVVIFNRNFERAKALAHAVSGEALPYEDLDRFSPQNNMILANASSVGMEPKSNETPISKDALKAYEVVFDAVYTPRNTRLLQEAAESGAIVVSGVEMFIRQALGQFRLFTDGLEKYRDQLSTFVQPG
- the LOC107626109 gene encoding bifunctional 3-dehydroquinate dehydratase/shikimate dehydrogenase, chloroplastic isoform X3, with translation MGSMNNYPLVCAALECETMEEMASSMVKAKAEGANIVELCIHALSFIHISQLHSLINFRTLPAIVSLRDQSPSSMINKTKSKATLLEVLRVAMELEVEFIELDYENPKSKFIVSRYINGGKAPSAEALGDLIADMQFTGADVIKLKIDVNYITDLVPIFRMLTHCQVPLIAIAVGSRGLICQLLGPKFGGFLVYGSLEGKPIAGLPTLVSLKNVYKLEHLNADTKVFGLVSNPVGHSKGPILHNPTFRHAGYNGIYVPMLVDDVKEFFKTYTSTDFAGFSVGIPHKEAAINCCDEVHPLAKSIGAVNTIIRRPIDGKLIGYNTDCEACITAIEDAMRGRKYVNGKDPESSPLAEKIFVLVGAGGAGRALAYGAKSRGARVVIFNRNFERAKALAHAVSGEALPYEDLDRFSPQNNMILANASSVGMEPKSNETPISKDALKAYEVVFDAVYTPRNTRLLQEAAESGAIVVSGVEMFIRQALGQFRLFTDGLAPEAFMRKLILEQF
- the LOC107626109 gene encoding bifunctional 3-dehydroquinate dehydratase/shikimate dehydrogenase, chloroplastic isoform X1 encodes the protein MGSMNNYPLVCAALECETMEEMASSMVKAKAEGANIVELCIHALSFIHISQLHSLINFRTLPAIVSLRDQSPSSMINKTKSKATLLEVLRVAMELEVEFIELDYELASDICIFQYKIQNPKSKFIVSRYINGGKAPSAEALGDLIADMQFTGADVIKLKIDVNYITDLVPIFRMLTHCQVPLIAIAVGSRGLICQLLGPKFGGFLVYGSLEGKPIAGLPTLVSLKNVYKLEHLNADTKVFGLVSNPVGHSKGPILHNPTFRHAGYNGIYVPMLVDDVKEFFKTYTSTDFAGFSVGIPHKEAAINCCDEVHPLAKSIGAVNTIIRRPIDGKLIGYNTDCEACITAIEDAMRGRKYVNGKDPESSPLAEKIFVLVGAGGAGRALAYGAKSRGARVVIFNRNFERAKALAHAVSGEALPYEDLDRFSPQNNMILANASSVGMEPKSNETPISKDALKAYEVVFDAVYTPRNTRLLQEAAESGAIVVSGVEMFIRQALGQFRLFTDGLAPEAFMRKLILEQF